The following proteins are co-located in the Podarcis raffonei isolate rPodRaf1 chromosome 5, rPodRaf1.pri, whole genome shotgun sequence genome:
- the LOC128414630 gene encoding phospholipid scramblase 2-like: MEPQDKSAPVPPAPGYPGSAPGYPGAQPPYGYPQYPPGPGQYAPGPGQYPPGFPGAPGQPPYGFQPVQQAYGVPPVAGQPNGPPGAMWMPAPPSIPNCPPGLEYLSQIDQILIHQQIELLEVLTGFETANKYEIKNAMGQRVYFAAEENDCCTLNCCGPSRPFTMKILDNVGQEVIELRRPLRCSSCCCPCCLQELEVHAPPGTPVGYIKQLWDPCLPKFAIQNEAQEEILRVVGPCIVCSCCEDINFEVKSKDEKNNVGRISKQWTGFVREAFTDADNFGIQFPQDLDVKMKAVMIGACFLIDFMFFEHSGQNRQQRAGVW; encoded by the exons ATGGAACCCCAGG ATAAATCTGCACCTGTCCCACCAGCTCCTGGGTACCCTGGTTCTGCTCCTGGGTACCCTGGAGCACAGCCACCTTATGGATACCCTCAGTACCCCCCTGGGCCTGGTCAGTATGCCCCAGGGCCTGGCCAATATCCCCCTGGTTTTCCAG GTGCTCCTGGACAGCCACCCTATGGATTCCAGCCTGTTCAGCAAGCTTATGGAGTTCCCCCAGTTGCAGGCCAGCCCAATGGACCTCCTGGTGCTATGTGGATGCCAGCACCACCTTCAATTCCCAATTGCCCTCCTGGATTGGAATATTTAAGCCAG ATTGATCAGATATTAATTCATCAGCAGATTGAGCTCCTGGAAG TACTCACTGGCTTTGAAACAGCCaacaaatatgaaataaaaaatgcaatggGGCAAAGGGTGTACTTTGCAGCCGAGGAAAATGACTGCTGTACACTGAACTGCTGTGGACCATCCCGGCCATTTACAATGAAAATCCTTGACAATGTGGGTCAGGAAGTCATCGAGCTCAGGCGACCTCTCAGGTGCTCCAGTTGTTGCTGTCCTTGCTGTTTGCAAGAG CTGGAAGTTCATGCCCCACCAGGCACACCGGTTGGTTATATTAAACAGCTCTGGGATCCCTGTCTACCTAAATTTGCTATCCAGAATGAAGCCCAAGAAGAAATACTGAGAGTCGTCGGGCCCTGCATAGTATGCAGCTGCTGTGAAGATATTAACTTTGAG gtcAAGTCAAAAGATGAGAAAAACAACGTTGGAAGAATTTCCAAGCAGTGGACCGGCTTTGTGAGGGAGGCCTTTACAGATGCAGACAACTTTGGAATCCAGTTCCCACAAGACCTCGATGTTAAAATGAAAGCCGTCATGATTGGGGCTTGCTTCCTCATA